Within the Solwaraspora sp. WMMA2056 genome, the region CGTGAGGCACAGCGCCGGGCCGACTCCCCATGGGCCGCCGGCCGGGCCGAGGTGGCCGGTCCGGTCGGACCGACCGGTGCGACCGGCGGCACCGGGATGGCCGCCGATGCGTAGCGTCGACGAACGCGCGGTCGCCGACGGCGGCGACGGGCAGCGTGCGCTGCCGATGCTCGCCGCCGACCGGGGCGGCTTCATCGACCGCCACCAGCTGTGGACCGACGCCCAGTACGCCGCCGCCGGCCAACTGCGCCGGGTCGTCGACGAGCTGGGCATCGAGCTGATCCGGTTCTCCTTCGCCGACCAGCACGGCGTACTGCGCGGCAAGACGCTGACCCGGGCGGCGGCCGGCGCGGCCCTGCGCTCCGGGGTGACCGTCCCGTCGTCGCTGCTGCTCAAGGACCCGTCCGGGGCGTCGGTCTTCCCGGTCTTCGCCGCCGACCCGCAGGTCGGCGTGCCCGGCTTCGCCGGTGCCGGTGACCTGGTGCTGGTGCCGGACCCGACCACGTTCCGGGTGCTGCCGTGGGCGCAGCGGACCGGCTGGGTGCTGTGCGACCTGCGACTGCCGGACGGCTCGCCGGTGCCGCTGTGCACCCGCAGCCTGTTGCGCGGTCAGCTCGGCCGGCTGGCCGCCGCCGGGTACGCGATGACCGTCGGCGTGGAGCTGGAGTTCCACGTGTTCGCCGCCGACGCCCGCCCCGACGGCGGACTCGACGCCGACCAGGTGGGCCGCCCCGCCGCGCCCGGTCGGCCCAGCGTGGTGCGGCCGGTCAGCCGGGGCGCGCAGCTGCTGCACGAGGACGGCCTGGACCGCGCCGACGACCTCGTCCAGCTGCTGCACCACGGGCTGACCCGGCTCGACCTGCCGCTGCGGTCACTGGAGCTGGAGTTCGGGCCGAGCCAGTTCGAGATCACCCTGACCGCCGGGGACGCCGCCGACGCCGCCGACCAGGTGCTGCTGGCCCGCTCGGCGATCCGCCAGCTGTGTCGCCGGCACGGCTACCACGCCACGTTCATGTCCCGGCCGGCCGGTGCCGAGACCGCCTCCACCGGCTGGCACCTGCACCAGTCGCTGCGCGCTGTCGACTCCGGCGCGGCGGTCTTCGACCCGACCACACCGGGCGAGGCGCTCTCGCCGGTCGCCGGGCACTACCTGGCCGGGCTGCTGGAGCACGCCGGCGCGGCCGCCGCGTTCGCCACCCCGACGGTCAACGGCTACAAGCGCTACCTGCCGTTCTCGCTCGCCCCGGACCGGGTGGTGTGGGGGATCGACAACAAAGGGGCCATGGTGCGGGCCGTCGGTGCCGGCTCCGACACCGGCGTACGGCTGGAGAACCGCTGCGGCGAGCCGGCCGCCAACCCGTACCTCTACATCGCCTCGCAGCTGATCAGCGGCCTGGACGGGATCGAGCGGCGACTCGCCCCACCCCCTGCGGTGGAGGATCCGTACGCGGCCGACGCGCCCCGGCTGCCGACCTCGTTGGCCGAGGCGTTGACCGCGTTGGCGGCCGATCCGGCGTTCGCCGCCGCCCTCGGCGACCCGGTGGTCTCCTGGTACCTGACGCTCAAGCGCCGTGAGTTCGCCCGTTACCTCGCGTACGTCTCCGACTGGGAGCAGCGCGAGTACTTCGATCTGATCTGACCGCGAGTACTTCGACCTGATCTAGAAGGAGCCGTCGATGCCGTCATCCGTCGCCCCGCTGGCCGAGCTGGAGCCGTTCCACGTCGACGGCGAGTGGATCGCGCCGGGGCAGCGCACCCTGATCGAGGTGCGGGACCCGTCGGACGGTGCGGTGATCAGCCGGGTCGCCCAGGCCACCGCCGACGACGTGGCCGCCGCCGTGGCCGCCGCCACCCGGGCGTACGCCGACCGGCGCTGGAGCGGGCTGGCCCCGTTGGAGCGCACCCGGGTGCTGCACCGGCTGGCCGACCTGATCGAGGCGCACCTCGAAGAGCTGGCGGTGCTGGAGACCCGGGACAATGGCAAGCCGATCGAGCGGTCCCGGGCGGACACCGGCGCGGCGGCCCGCGCCTTCCGGCACTTCGCCGGGGCCACCAGCCGGCTCACCGGCACGGTGGTGCCGATCGACGGCGGTGCCCACCACGTCTACACGGTGCTGGAGCCGGTCGGCGTCGCGGCGCTGATCCTGCCGTGGAACTTCCCGATCATGACCGGCAGCTTCAAGATCGCTCCGGCGCTGGCCGCCGGCTGCCCGATCGTGGTCAAACCGGCCGAACAGACCCCGCTGACCATGCTGCGGCTGGCGGCGCTGGCCGCCGAGGCCGGCGTACCGCCGGGGGTCTTCAACGTGCTGACCGGCGACGGTGAGGTCGGCGCGGCCCTGGTGGCCCACCCCGGCGTGGCGAAGGTGTCGTTCACCGGGTCCACCGAGGTGGGCCGGGTGGTGATGGCCGGCGCGGCGCCGACGATGAAGCGGCTCACCCTGGAGCTGGGCGGCAAGAGCCCGAACATCGTCTTCGCCGACGCCGACCTGGACGCCGCCGTGCTGACCGCGATGCGGGCGTCGTTCGGCCACTCCGGCCAGATGTGCACCGCCGGCAGCCGGCTGCTGGTGCAACGTTCCATCCTGGACGAGATGACCGAGCGGCTGGCCGAGGCGACCCGCCGGGTGCCGGTCGGCAACGGTCTCGACGGCGGGGTGACCGTCGGCCCACTGGTCTCCGAGGAGCAGCGGCAGCAGGTGCTGTCCTACATCGAGACCGGCATCCGGGAGGGCGCCACGGTCGCCGTCGGCGGCGGGGTGCCGGACCGGCCCGGCTACTTCGTCGAGCCGACCCTGTTCACCGGGGTCCGCAACGACATGGTCATCGCCCGGGAGGAGATCTTCGGGCCGGTGACCGGGGTGATCGCCTTCGACGACGAGGACGAGGCCGTCGCGATCGGCAACGACACGGCGTACGGGCTGGCGGCCGGGGTGTGGACCCGGGACCTGTCCCGCGCCCACCGGATGGCCGCCGCGCTGCGGGTCGGCACGGTCTGGGTGAACACGTACAACATCTTCGACCCGGCGCTGTCCTTCGGCGGGGTCGGTGACTCCGGTCTGGGCCGGGACCTGGGCGACGACGCCCTGTACTCGTACTGCGAACGCAAGGGCGTCGTGGTCGCGCTCTGACCGGCGGTGCCGGCACCGGTCGACCGCTGCGGCCGGTACGGGCACCGCCCTGAACACTGATGGGATCCACTTT harbors:
- a CDS encoding aldehyde dehydrogenase family protein, coding for MPSSVAPLAELEPFHVDGEWIAPGQRTLIEVRDPSDGAVISRVAQATADDVAAAVAAATRAYADRRWSGLAPLERTRVLHRLADLIEAHLEELAVLETRDNGKPIERSRADTGAAARAFRHFAGATSRLTGTVVPIDGGAHHVYTVLEPVGVAALILPWNFPIMTGSFKIAPALAAGCPIVVKPAEQTPLTMLRLAALAAEAGVPPGVFNVLTGDGEVGAALVAHPGVAKVSFTGSTEVGRVVMAGAAPTMKRLTLELGGKSPNIVFADADLDAAVLTAMRASFGHSGQMCTAGSRLLVQRSILDEMTERLAEATRRVPVGNGLDGGVTVGPLVSEEQRQQVLSYIETGIREGATVAVGGGVPDRPGYFVEPTLFTGVRNDMVIAREEIFGPVTGVIAFDDEDEAVAIGNDTAYGLAAGVWTRDLSRAHRMAAALRVGTVWVNTYNIFDPALSFGGVGDSGLGRDLGDDALYSYCERKGVVVAL
- a CDS encoding glutamine synthetase family protein, whose product is MRSVDERAVADGGDGQRALPMLAADRGGFIDRHQLWTDAQYAAAGQLRRVVDELGIELIRFSFADQHGVLRGKTLTRAAAGAALRSGVTVPSSLLLKDPSGASVFPVFAADPQVGVPGFAGAGDLVLVPDPTTFRVLPWAQRTGWVLCDLRLPDGSPVPLCTRSLLRGQLGRLAAAGYAMTVGVELEFHVFAADARPDGGLDADQVGRPAAPGRPSVVRPVSRGAQLLHEDGLDRADDLVQLLHHGLTRLDLPLRSLELEFGPSQFEITLTAGDAADAADQVLLARSAIRQLCRRHGYHATFMSRPAGAETASTGWHLHQSLRAVDSGAAVFDPTTPGEALSPVAGHYLAGLLEHAGAAAAFATPTVNGYKRYLPFSLAPDRVVWGIDNKGAMVRAVGAGSDTGVRLENRCGEPAANPYLYIASQLISGLDGIERRLAPPPAVEDPYAADAPRLPTSLAEALTALAADPAFAAALGDPVVSWYLTLKRREFARYLAYVSDWEQREYFDLI